The Chitinivorax sp. PXF-14 genome has a window encoding:
- a CDS encoding D-alanyl-D-alanine carboxypeptidase family protein — MTSLKRIFAALACLAASATATATANTLLTPPVPEIAARAYLLTDYYSGQTLAQRDENMRVEPASLTKLMTAYVTFKAVKQGRIKLDQVVPVSSNAYKKEGSVMFIDPKIPVTVDELIHGMIIQSGNDACIALAEAIAGSEAVFAQMMNQEAARLGMKNTHFVNSTGLPDPQHYTTAHDLALIAAALVRDFPEFYPIYSQKEFTYNKIKQPNRNLLLYRDPNVDGMKTGHTESAGFCLIASSKRDGRRVISVVLGTTGDNVRATESSKLLNWGLQFYDTPKLYSANQSLQQVPVWKGAEREIKVGFRNDLYLSLPKGTASRIKASLTTQQPLLAPVAAGQRVGKLTLTLDGQPLGEYPVVALNNVAQAGIFGRAWDSVRLMFNK, encoded by the coding sequence ATGACCTCCCTGAAACGAATTTTCGCGGCCCTGGCCTGCCTCGCAGCCAGCGCCACCGCCACTGCCACTGCCAATACCCTGCTGACACCACCGGTACCCGAGATAGCCGCTCGCGCCTACCTGCTCACCGATTACTACAGCGGCCAGACGCTCGCCCAGCGTGACGAGAACATGCGCGTCGAGCCGGCCTCGCTGACCAAGCTGATGACCGCCTACGTCACCTTCAAGGCCGTCAAGCAAGGCCGTATCAAGCTCGACCAGGTGGTGCCGGTATCGAGCAATGCCTACAAGAAAGAGGGCTCGGTGATGTTCATCGACCCGAAGATCCCGGTCACCGTAGATGAGCTGATCCACGGCATGATCATCCAGTCCGGCAACGATGCCTGCATCGCGCTGGCCGAAGCGATCGCCGGCAGCGAAGCGGTGTTCGCGCAGATGATGAATCAGGAAGCGGCGCGCCTGGGCATGAAGAACACCCACTTCGTGAATTCGACGGGCCTGCCCGACCCACAGCACTACACCACCGCACACGATCTGGCGCTGATCGCCGCGGCACTGGTGCGCGACTTCCCCGAGTTCTACCCGATCTACTCGCAGAAAGAATTCACCTACAACAAGATCAAGCAGCCCAACCGCAACCTGCTGCTGTACCGCGACCCCAACGTCGACGGCATGAAGACCGGCCACACCGAGAGCGCCGGCTTCTGCCTGATCGCATCGAGTAAGCGTGATGGCCGCCGCGTGATCTCGGTCGTGCTCGGCACCACCGGCGACAATGTGCGCGCCACCGAGTCATCCAAGCTGCTGAACTGGGGTCTGCAGTTCTACGATACGCCCAAGCTGTACAGCGCCAACCAGTCGCTGCAGCAGGTGCCGGTATGGAAGGGTGCCGAACGCGAGATCAAGGTCGGCTTCCGCAACGATCTCTACCTGTCGCTGCCCAAGGGCACCGCAAGCCGCATCAAGGCCAGCCTGACCACGCAACAGCCACTGCTCGCACCGGTCGCGGCCGGCCAGCGCGTCGGCAAGCTGACGCTGACACTCGACGGCCAGCCGCTCGGCGAATACCCGGTGGTGGCGCTCAACAACGTGGCGCAGGCCGGCATTTTCGGCCGCGCCTGGGATAGCGTGCGCCTGATGTTCAACAAGTAA
- the cysT gene encoding sulfate ABC transporter permease subunit CysT, whose product MASPFKQHSVLPGFGLGLGYAIFWLCLIVLLPLSALVLKTTDLGWAAFWDTVTAPRVLASYRLTFGASLIGALINLVFGFLVAWVLTRYAFPGKRLVDALVDLPFALPTAVAGIALTTIYAPNGWLGQYLVPLGLKVAFTPLGVVVALTFIGLPFVVRTVQPVLQELEVELEEAASSLGATRWQVFARVIAPTVWPALLTGFTLAFARAIGEYGSVIFIAGNIPMVSEITPLIIISKLEQYDYTGATSVAVVMLVLSFVLLLLINLLQWWGARRTGGKR is encoded by the coding sequence ATGGCTTCTCCTTTCAAACAACATAGCGTGTTGCCCGGCTTTGGTCTGGGCCTGGGCTATGCGATCTTCTGGCTGTGCCTGATCGTGCTGCTGCCCTTGTCGGCGCTGGTGCTGAAGACCACCGACCTAGGTTGGGCGGCGTTCTGGGACACCGTCACCGCACCACGTGTGCTGGCCTCTTACCGGCTCACCTTCGGCGCCTCGCTGATCGGCGCGCTGATCAATCTGGTATTCGGTTTTCTCGTCGCCTGGGTGCTGACGCGCTATGCCTTTCCCGGCAAGCGCCTGGTCGATGCGCTGGTGGACCTGCCGTTTGCGTTGCCGACAGCGGTGGCCGGCATCGCGCTGACCACGATCTACGCGCCGAACGGCTGGCTCGGGCAATATCTGGTGCCGCTCGGCCTCAAGGTGGCGTTCACGCCGCTCGGCGTGGTCGTCGCGCTCACCTTCATCGGCCTGCCTTTCGTGGTGCGCACGGTGCAGCCGGTGCTGCAGGAACTCGAGGTCGAACTCGAAGAGGCGGCGAGCAGCCTCGGTGCAACGCGCTGGCAGGTGTTCGCGCGGGTCATTGCACCGACGGTGTGGCCGGCGTTGCTGACCGGCTTCACACTTGCCTTCGCGCGCGCGATCGGCGAATACGGCTCGGTGATCTTCATCGCTGGCAATATCCCGATGGTGTCCGAGATCACACCGCTGATCATCATCTCCAAGCTCGAACAGTACGACTACACGGGCGCGACCTCGGTGGCCGTGGTCATGCTCGTGTTGAGCTTCGTGCTGTTGCTGCTGATCAACCTGCTGCAATGGTGGGGCGCGCGCCGCACCGGGGGTAAGCGCTGA
- a CDS encoding sulfate/molybdate ABC transporter ATP-binding protein, which translates to MSIEIKGINKQFGAFTALNDIKLDIETGELLALLGPSGCGKTTLLRIIAGLETPDSGQILFHGEDATDTHVRERQVGFVFQHYALFRHMTVFENVAFGLRVRPRKTRPSEAEIKRKVHELLNLVQLDWLADRYPAQLSGGQRQRIALARALAVEPKVLLLDEPFGALDTKVRKELRRWLRRLHDEMHITSVFVTHDQEEALEVADRVVVMNKGRIEQVGSPDAVYDKPATQFVYQFLGNVNLFHSRVHGGFAEIGEARWPAPDTGDGQAVAYVRPHDIEIERTRIGDALPVTVDHVRAIGPIVRLEMTLADTSEVVEAEMTRDAFGERQFREGERVFIRPKQAKVFLADDYAI; encoded by the coding sequence ATGAGCATCGAGATCAAGGGTATCAACAAGCAGTTCGGCGCGTTCACCGCGCTGAACGACATCAAGCTCGACATCGAGACCGGCGAGCTGCTGGCGCTGCTCGGCCCCTCCGGCTGCGGCAAGACCACGCTGCTGCGCATCATCGCCGGGCTCGAAACGCCCGACAGCGGCCAGATCCTGTTCCACGGCGAGGATGCGACCGATACCCATGTACGCGAGCGCCAGGTCGGCTTCGTGTTCCAGCACTATGCGCTGTTCCGCCACATGACCGTGTTCGAGAACGTCGCCTTCGGCCTGCGCGTGCGGCCGCGCAAGACGCGTCCATCCGAGGCCGAGATCAAGCGCAAGGTACACGAGCTTTTGAACCTGGTGCAGCTCGATTGGCTTGCCGACCGCTACCCGGCCCAGCTATCCGGCGGCCAGCGCCAGCGGATCGCGCTGGCCCGCGCGCTGGCCGTCGAACCCAAGGTGCTGCTGCTCGACGAGCCCTTCGGCGCGCTCGATACCAAGGTGCGCAAGGAGCTGCGGCGCTGGCTGCGCCGTCTGCACGACGAGATGCACATCACCTCGGTATTCGTCACCCACGACCAGGAAGAGGCGCTCGAAGTCGCCGACCGCGTGGTGGTGATGAACAAGGGCAGGATCGAGCAGGTGGGCAGCCCCGATGCCGTCTACGACAAGCCGGCGACGCAGTTCGTCTACCAGTTCCTCGGCAATGTGAACCTGTTCCACAGCCGCGTCCACGGCGGCTTTGCCGAGATCGGCGAGGCGCGCTGGCCGGCCCCTGATACCGGCGATGGCCAGGCGGTGGCCTATGTGCGCCCGCATGACATCGAGATCGAGCGCACGCGCATCGGCGATGCCCTGCCGGTGACCGTCGATCATGTGCGCGCGATCGGCCCGATCGTGCGGCTCGAAATGACGCTGGCCGATACCAGCGAAGTAGTCGAGGCCGAGATGACGCGCGATGCCTTTGGCGAGCGCCAGTTCCGCGAGGGCGAGCGGGTGTTCATCCGGCCGAAGCAGGCCAAGGTGTTCCTGGCGGACGACTACGCGATCTGA
- the rapA gene encoding RNA polymerase-associated protein RapA — MHTFIPGQRWISDTETELGLGVVAECDFRLVKINFPAADETRVYARNNAPLTRVRFNPGDTVGTRFGWKISISDVQESAGLITYIGTRSGRPVELPEGDLDHHLQFSQPQQRLFNGQLDGEDWFELRYETLNHLAQLEQSPLTGLRGGRTSLIPHQLYIAREVANRAAPRVLLADEVGLGKTIEAGLILQQQLLTERASRVLIAVPEALQHQWLVEMLRRFNLHVSLFDEERCVDFDEAGENPFDSENIVLVSIDLLARKPKRLEQALEAGWDMLIVDEAHHLIWEEGHASKEYTAIEKLAALTPSVLLLTATPEQLGQASHFARLRLLDPDRFYDFSAFLEEEANFVPLADAAQAVLGNSVLPADWRDELAAFVNSDQLPLIDKLASAQTADEERAQARETLLNNLIDRHGTGRLLFRNTRATVTGFPGRQVHSYPQAMPERYRQAFAKLDNEINPLLYPEMLADEDWLTFDPRVQWLVKLLKGELKGQKTLIICHRALTAIDLEEKLRLEGLHTGVFHEGMSLTHRDRASAYFADPIEGAQALVCSEIGSEGRNFQFAHHLVLFDIPLSPDLLEQRIGRLDRIGQTETINLHVPYFENTAQHALLRWMHEGIDALQTTCPAGHTLYEVVEDKLLAALFEPDNTAEIDKLIAQSKKLNQHLTQELEQGRDRLLELNSCRQPQADRLCQQIVEEEENSHLEAFMEKVFGAIGVDVEEHCEDVLRLEPGENMLIPHLPKLEDDGTTLVTFDRNRALSREDLQFLTWEHPMVRAALDWMRESQHGNAVVSVIQSSRFKPGSVLVETLYTVQCSAPRSLRAGRFLPPLLMRFVTDARGQQVDLDIRLRGCERIGIEANVANEIIRMQQAPIRQMLDIAERLAGSEQAKLTRQASALMNHTLDGEIGRMRALRALNPSVPQIEIDFLEQQKEQLQNAIDNSQLRLEAVRVIVAS, encoded by the coding sequence ATGCACACCTTCATTCCCGGTCAACGCTGGATCAGCGATACCGAAACCGAACTAGGTCTGGGCGTGGTTGCCGAATGCGACTTCCGCCTGGTCAAGATCAACTTCCCCGCCGCCGACGAAACCCGTGTCTACGCCCGCAACAACGCGCCATTGACACGCGTGCGCTTCAACCCGGGTGACACCGTGGGCACGCGCTTCGGCTGGAAGATCAGCATCAGCGATGTGCAGGAGAGCGCCGGGCTGATCACCTATATCGGCACCCGCTCGGGTCGGCCGGTCGAGCTGCCCGAGGGCGATCTCGACCACCACCTGCAGTTCAGCCAGCCGCAGCAGCGCCTGTTCAACGGCCAACTCGACGGCGAAGACTGGTTCGAGCTGCGCTACGAGACGCTCAATCACCTGGCCCAGCTCGAACAGTCGCCGCTGACCGGCCTCAGAGGCGGCCGCACCAGCCTGATCCCGCACCAGCTCTACATCGCGCGCGAAGTCGCCAACCGCGCCGCGCCGCGCGTGCTGCTGGCCGACGAGGTGGGGCTCGGCAAGACCATCGAGGCCGGCCTGATCCTGCAGCAGCAGTTGCTGACCGAACGCGCCAGCCGCGTGCTGATCGCCGTGCCCGAGGCGCTGCAGCACCAGTGGCTGGTGGAGATGCTGCGCCGCTTCAACCTGCATGTGTCGCTGTTCGACGAGGAACGCTGCGTCGATTTCGACGAGGCCGGCGAAAACCCCTTCGACAGCGAAAACATCGTGTTGGTGTCGATCGACCTGCTGGCACGCAAGCCCAAGCGTCTTGAACAGGCGCTCGAAGCCGGCTGGGACATGCTCATCGTCGACGAGGCACACCACCTGATCTGGGAAGAGGGCCACGCCAGCAAGGAATACACGGCCATCGAGAAGCTCGCTGCGCTGACGCCGTCGGTGCTGCTGCTCACCGCCACCCCCGAGCAGCTAGGCCAGGCCAGCCATTTTGCACGCCTGCGGCTGCTCGACCCGGACCGCTTCTACGATTTCTCCGCCTTCCTCGAAGAGGAGGCCAACTTCGTGCCGCTCGCCGACGCCGCACAGGCGGTGCTCGGCAACTCGGTGCTGCCGGCCGACTGGCGCGACGAACTGGCCGCCTTCGTCAATAGCGACCAGCTGCCGCTGATCGACAAACTCGCCTCCGCCCAGACCGCAGACGAGGAGAGGGCTCAGGCACGCGAGACCCTGCTCAACAACCTGATCGACCGCCACGGCACTGGCCGCCTGCTGTTCCGCAACACGCGCGCCACCGTCACCGGCTTCCCTGGCCGCCAGGTGCACAGCTATCCGCAGGCGATGCCGGAACGCTATCGCCAGGCCTTTGCCAAGCTCGATAACGAGATCAACCCGCTGCTCTATCCCGAGATGCTCGCGGACGAGGACTGGCTGACCTTCGACCCACGCGTGCAATGGCTGGTGAAGCTGCTCAAGGGCGAGCTCAAGGGCCAGAAGACACTGATCATCTGCCACCGCGCGCTGACGGCGATCGACCTCGAAGAGAAGCTGCGCCTTGAAGGCCTGCATACCGGCGTGTTCCATGAGGGCATGAGCCTGACCCACCGCGATCGTGCCTCGGCCTATTTCGCCGATCCGATCGAAGGCGCGCAGGCGCTGGTGTGCTCGGAAATCGGCTCGGAAGGCCGCAACTTCCAGTTCGCGCACCATCTCGTGCTGTTCGACATCCCGCTGTCTCCCGACCTGCTCGAACAGCGCATCGGCCGCCTAGACCGCATCGGCCAGACCGAGACCATCAACCTGCATGTGCCTTATTTCGAGAACACCGCCCAGCATGCGCTGCTGCGCTGGATGCACGAGGGCATCGACGCACTGCAGACCACCTGTCCGGCCGGCCACACACTGTACGAAGTAGTTGAGGACAAGCTGCTGGCCGCGCTGTTCGAGCCCGACAACACGGCCGAGATCGACAAGCTGATCGCGCAGAGCAAGAAGCTCAACCAGCACCTGACGCAGGAGCTCGAGCAGGGCCGCGACCGCCTGCTCGAACTGAACTCCTGCCGCCAGCCGCAGGCTGATCGCCTGTGCCAGCAGATCGTCGAAGAGGAAGAAAACAGCCACCTCGAAGCCTTCATGGAAAAGGTGTTCGGCGCCATCGGTGTCGACGTCGAGGAGCACTGCGAAGACGTGCTGCGCCTCGAGCCGGGCGAGAACATGCTGATCCCGCACCTGCCCAAGCTCGAAGACGACGGCACCACGCTCGTTACCTTCGACCGCAACCGGGCCTTGTCGCGCGAGGATCTGCAGTTCCTCACCTGGGAACACCCGATGGTGCGCGCCGCGCTCGACTGGATGCGCGAGAGCCAGCACGGCAACGCCGTGGTCAGCGTGATCCAGAGCAGCCGCTTCAAGCCCGGCTCGGTACTGGTCGAAACGCTTTACACCGTGCAATGCTCGGCGCCGCGCAGCCTGCGCGCAGGGCGCTTCCTGCCGCCGTTGCTGATGCGCTTCGTCACCGACGCGCGCGGCCAGCAGGTCGATCTCGACATCCGCCTGCGCGGCTGCGAGCGCATCGGCATCGAGGCCAATGTCGCCAACGAGATCATCCGCATGCAGCAGGCGCCAATCCGCCAGATGCTCGACATCGCCGAGCGCCTGGCCGGCAGCGAGCAGGCCAAGCTGACGCGTCAGGCCTCGGCATTGATGAACCACACGCTCGACGGCGAGATCGGCCGCATGAGAGCGTTGCGTGCGTTGAACCCAAGCGTGCCGCAGATCGAGATCGATTTCCTCGAGCAGCAGAAGGAGCAGCTGCAGAACGCGATCGACAACTCGCAACTGCGCCTCGAAGCCGTGCGCGTGATCGTGGCAAGCTGA
- the lipB gene encoding lipoyl(octanoyl) transferase LipB yields the protein MSWTAKHLGLVAYEPTVAAMEAFTAQRGDGTPDEIWFLEHPPVYTQGLAGKPEHLLQATTIPVVKTERGGQITYHGPGQLVVYLLLDVKRLGLGVRELVRRIENSIIDLLAEHGIEARGRVDAPGVYVGEAKIASLGLRIKNGCCYHGLALNVDMDLAPFRSINPCGYANMAMTQMKDQGVALPVDEVARQLQRHLQHHIVPAAQDTP from the coding sequence ATGAGCTGGACAGCCAAACATCTCGGGCTCGTCGCATACGAGCCCACCGTCGCCGCGATGGAAGCGTTCACCGCCCAGCGCGGCGATGGCACGCCCGACGAAATCTGGTTTCTCGAGCATCCTCCCGTCTACACCCAGGGCCTGGCCGGCAAGCCCGAGCACCTGCTGCAAGCCACGACCATCCCCGTGGTCAAGACCGAACGCGGCGGCCAGATCACCTATCACGGCCCGGGCCAGCTCGTGGTCTACCTGCTGCTCGACGTGAAGCGGCTCGGCCTCGGCGTGCGCGAGCTGGTGCGGCGCATCGAGAACAGCATCATCGACCTGCTGGCCGAACATGGCATCGAAGCCCGTGGCCGCGTCGATGCACCGGGTGTCTACGTCGGCGAGGCCAAGATCGCCTCGCTCGGCCTGCGCATCAAGAACGGCTGCTGCTACCACGGCCTCGCGCTCAACGTGGACATGGACCTCGCACCGTTTCGCTCGATCAACCCCTGCGGCTACGCCAACATGGCGATGACGCAGATGAAGGACCAGGGGGTCGCGCTCCCTGTCGACGAGGTGGCGCGCCAGTTGCAGCGCCATCTGCAACACCACATCGTGCCAGCGGCACAGGACACACCATGA
- a CDS encoding GNAT family N-acetyltransferase, translating into MGITIRPAGLSDADELVTLCGQLGYTIEKSALCHNLAMIGENPHAAVFVAQVENGAVVGFIGVERRVMLESPPRIEITGLVVDAALRRQRIASRLLDTACGWGRRQGVARVVLRSSSQRAEAHQFYLDYGFEITKQQLVFALTQALEEPT; encoded by the coding sequence ATGGGTATCACGATCCGCCCGGCCGGGCTGAGCGATGCAGACGAGCTGGTCACGCTGTGCGGCCAGCTCGGTTACACGATTGAAAAATCGGCGCTTTGCCACAATCTGGCAATGATCGGCGAAAACCCGCACGCGGCGGTGTTTGTCGCGCAGGTGGAGAATGGCGCCGTCGTCGGCTTCATCGGCGTGGAACGGCGCGTGATGCTCGAATCACCGCCACGCATCGAGATCACCGGCCTGGTGGTAGATGCAGCGTTGCGCCGCCAGCGCATCGCCAGCCGCCTGCTCGACACGGCCTGTGGCTGGGGCCGGCGGCAGGGCGTGGCGCGCGTCGTGCTGAGATCGAGCAGCCAGCGCGCGGAGGCGCACCAGTTCTATCTCGATTACGGTTTCGAGATCACCAAGCAACAGCTCGTGTTTGCGCTGACGCAAGCACTGGAGGAGCCCACATGA
- a CDS encoding YbeD family protein, with the protein MSDQAKETLLEFPCRFPVKVMGARHDEFAQTIHNITLKHAPDFVSADLDMRVSKNGNYLAVTVTITAVSKAQLDALYMELTGHPMVKIVF; encoded by the coding sequence ATGAGCGACCAGGCCAAAGAAACACTCCTCGAATTTCCGTGCCGCTTCCCGGTCAAGGTGATGGGCGCGCGCCATGACGAATTCGCACAGACCATCCACAACATCACGCTCAAGCATGCGCCCGATTTCGTCTCGGCCGACCTCGATATGAGGGTAAGCAAGAATGGCAACTACCTGGCCGTGACGGTTACCATCACGGCCGTATCGAAAGCGCAACTCGATGCGCTGTATATGGAGCTGACCGGGCACCCGATGGTGAAGATCGTCTTTTGA
- a CDS encoding D-amino acid aminotransferase: MIYLNGKFMPIQDASISPLDRGFLFGDGVYEVVPVYSRHLLRLDEHLSRLEASLASVKIANPHSRDEWRSLIRQAVAKQGFDDQSVYIQVTRGAGPNRDFPFPPTARQTAMIYPMPLVTPSAEVKAAGVSAITHEDFRWLRCDIKSIALLANVLLRNEAIAAGCAETVLFRDGWLSEGAASNIFVVRDGIMLSPPKSHLMLSGITYDLVLELAARHGLPHEVRAVSEAEVRTADELWMTSSTREVLAITTLDGQAIGNGRPGPVNARMDTLYQAYKNDVLRKGGDT, from the coding sequence ATGATTTACCTCAACGGCAAGTTCATGCCGATACAGGATGCGAGCATCTCGCCGCTCGATCGCGGCTTCTTGTTCGGCGACGGCGTGTACGAAGTCGTGCCCGTCTACTCGCGGCACCTGTTGCGGCTCGACGAGCATTTGAGCCGCCTCGAGGCGAGCCTCGCCAGCGTGAAGATCGCCAACCCGCACAGCCGCGACGAATGGCGCAGCCTGATCCGGCAGGCCGTGGCCAAGCAAGGTTTCGACGACCAGTCGGTGTACATCCAGGTGACGCGCGGCGCGGGGCCCAATCGTGATTTCCCGTTCCCGCCCACGGCACGCCAGACGGCCATGATTTACCCGATGCCGCTGGTCACGCCATCGGCCGAGGTGAAGGCGGCGGGCGTCAGCGCCATCACGCACGAGGATTTCCGCTGGCTGCGCTGCGACATCAAGTCGATCGCGCTGCTCGCCAACGTACTGCTGCGCAACGAGGCGATCGCCGCGGGCTGCGCGGAGACCGTGCTGTTCCGCGACGGCTGGCTGAGCGAGGGCGCGGCGAGCAATATCTTCGTGGTCAGGGACGGCATCATGCTGTCGCCGCCCAAGTCGCACCTGATGCTGTCCGGCATCACCTACGACCTGGTGCTGGAACTGGCTGCCCGCCATGGCCTGCCGCACGAGGTGCGCGCCGTGAGCGAGGCCGAGGTGCGCACGGCGGACGAGTTGTGGATGACGTCATCGACACGCGAGGTGCTGGCAATCACCACGCTCGACGGCCAGGCGATCGGCAATGGCCGGCCAGGGCCTGTCAACGCGCGCATGGATACGCTGTACCAGGCTTACAAGAACGATGTTTTACGAAAAGGTGGTGACACATGA
- a CDS encoding sulfate ABC transporter substrate-binding protein, with protein MLKPASRLLISLALAAGLAGGAQAGEPLLNVSYDVMRDFYKDLNPAFIKAYKAKAGDELQIQMSHGGSTKQARAVIDGLAADVITMNMAADIDILHDKANLVPENWASRLPNNSVPFTSASVFIVRKGNPKQIHDWADLVKPGTQVVIPNPKLTGNGRYTYLSAWGYALRQPGGNEAKAREFVGKLFGNVPVLDSGGRAATTTFMQRQIGDVLITFENEAEMIAREFGRGSFEVVYPSVSIQAEPPVSVVDKVVDRKGTRKQAEAYLAWLWTPEAQEIAAQNYLRPRNGEVFKKYAAQFPKISLFTVDEVFGGWKKAQKTHFDDGGVFDQIYLKK; from the coding sequence ATGTTGAAACCGGCATCCAGATTATTGATCTCGCTCGCGCTGGCGGCGGGGCTGGCAGGCGGCGCGCAGGCCGGCGAGCCGCTGCTGAATGTGTCCTACGACGTGATGCGTGATTTCTACAAGGACCTGAACCCGGCCTTCATCAAGGCCTACAAGGCCAAGGCCGGTGACGAGCTGCAGATCCAGATGTCGCACGGCGGCTCGACCAAGCAGGCACGCGCGGTGATCGACGGGCTCGCCGCCGACGTGATCACGATGAACATGGCGGCCGATATCGACATCCTGCACGACAAGGCAAACCTGGTGCCAGAAAACTGGGCCAGCCGCCTGCCGAACAACAGCGTGCCGTTTACCTCGGCCTCGGTGTTCATCGTGCGCAAGGGCAACCCGAAACAGATCCACGACTGGGCCGATCTGGTCAAACCCGGCACGCAGGTCGTGATCCCCAATCCCAAGCTCACCGGCAACGGCCGCTACACCTATCTCTCGGCCTGGGGCTACGCGCTCAGGCAGCCGGGTGGCAATGAAGCGAAGGCGCGCGAATTCGTCGGCAAGCTGTTCGGCAATGTGCCGGTGCTCGATTCCGGCGGCCGCGCCGCGACGACGACCTTCATGCAGCGCCAGATCGGTGACGTGCTGATCACCTTCGAGAACGAGGCCGAGATGATCGCGCGCGAATTCGGCCGCGGCAGCTTCGAGGTGGTGTACCCGAGCGTGTCGATCCAGGCCGAGCCGCCGGTATCGGTCGTCGACAAGGTGGTCGACCGCAAGGGCACGCGCAAGCAGGCCGAGGCCTACCTGGCCTGGCTGTGGACGCCCGAGGCACAGGAAATCGCCGCGCAGAACTACCTGCGGCCGCGCAATGGCGAGGTGTTCAAGAAATACGCGGCGCAGTTCCCGAAGATCAGCCTGTTCACCGTCGACGAGGTATTTGGCGGCTGGAAGAAGGCACAGAAGACCCACTTCGACGATGGCGGCGTGTTCGACCAGATCTACCTGAAGAAGTGA
- a CDS encoding RBBP9/YdeN family alpha/beta hydrolase: MPAEPTFLILPGLFNSGPEHWQTRWQSLLPKVERVEQQSWDAPLRADWVAVLDAHLAAIDGPVVLVGHSLGSITAVHWAQHGAGKVVGALLVAPADVERDGAPAPIVNFAPIPLAPLPFPTIVVASDDDPYAAIERSEQLAAAWGAELVRLPGAGHINGESGLADWPQGRALLAQLAEMHAGAN, encoded by the coding sequence ATGCCTGCCGAACCGACTTTCCTGATCCTGCCCGGCCTGTTCAATTCGGGGCCCGAGCATTGGCAGACGCGCTGGCAATCGCTGCTGCCGAAGGTCGAGCGGGTCGAACAGCAGAGCTGGGATGCCCCGCTGCGCGCGGACTGGGTGGCGGTGCTCGATGCACATCTGGCCGCCATCGACGGCCCGGTGGTGCTGGTTGGCCACAGCCTTGGCTCGATTACCGCGGTGCACTGGGCACAGCACGGTGCCGGCAAGGTGGTCGGTGCGCTGCTGGTGGCGCCGGCCGATGTCGAGCGTGATGGCGCGCCGGCGCCGATCGTCAACTTCGCGCCTATCCCGCTCGCGCCGCTGCCCTTCCCCACCATTGTGGTGGCAAGCGATGACGACCCCTACGCCGCGATCGAACGCAGCGAGCAGCTGGCAGCCGCCTGGGGAGCCGAGCTGGTACGCTTGCCGGGCGCGGGCCACATCAATGGCGAATCGGGTCTGGCCGACTGGCCGCAAGGCCGTGCCTTGCTCGCGCAACTGGCCGAGATGCATGCCGGTGCCAACTAA
- the cysW gene encoding sulfate ABC transporter permease subunit CysW, whose protein sequence is MHATQNQHRSIVTTERRAVQWLLIGTALAFLAVFLLLPLAAVFAEALRKGVGAYLESLHDPDALAAVRLTLITAAIAVPLNLVFGVAAAWAIAKFEFKGKSLLTTLIDLPFSVSPVVAGLIYVLLFGAQGWLGPWLQAHDIKLIFAVPGIVLATVFVTFPFVARELIPLMQAQGSEEEQAAMVLGASGFQAFWRVTLPNIKWGLLYGVILCNARAMGEFGAVSVVSGHIRGMTNTIPLHVEILYNEYNFVAAFACASILALLALVTLALKTWVEWKAERDTDAAQRTAYDE, encoded by the coding sequence ATGCATGCTACGCAGAATCAACATCGCTCGATCGTGACGACCGAGCGCCGCGCTGTTCAGTGGCTGCTGATCGGCACAGCGCTGGCTTTCCTCGCCGTGTTCCTGCTGCTGCCGCTGGCGGCGGTGTTCGCCGAGGCGCTGCGCAAGGGCGTCGGGGCCTATCTCGAATCATTGCATGACCCCGATGCGCTGGCGGCGGTCAGGCTCACGCTGATCACCGCAGCCATCGCCGTGCCGCTGAACCTGGTGTTCGGCGTGGCGGCGGCCTGGGCCATCGCCAAGTTCGAGTTCAAGGGCAAGAGCCTGCTGACCACGCTGATCGACCTGCCGTTCTCGGTTTCGCCCGTGGTCGCCGGCCTCATCTATGTGCTGCTGTTCGGCGCGCAGGGTTGGCTCGGGCCGTGGCTGCAGGCGCACGACATCAAGCTGATCTTCGCAGTGCCCGGCATCGTGCTCGCCACCGTCTTCGTCACCTTCCCCTTCGTCGCACGCGAGCTGATCCCGCTGATGCAGGCGCAGGGCTCGGAGGAAGAACAGGCGGCGATGGTGCTCGGCGCCAGTGGTTTCCAGGCCTTCTGGCGTGTCACGCTGCCGAACATCAAGTGGGGCCTGCTGTATGGCGTGATCCTGTGCAATGCGCGGGCGATGGGCGAGTTCGGTGCGGTCAGCGTGGTGTCGGGCCATATCCGTGGCATGACCAACACCATCCCGCTGCATGTCGAGATTCTCTACAACGAGTACAACTTCGTCGCAGCCTTTGCCTGCGCCTCCATCCTCGCCTTGCTGGCGTTGGTGACGCTGGCGCTGAAGACCTGGGTGGAGTGGAAGGCCGAGCGCGATACCGATGCGGCGCAGCGCACCGCTTACGACGAATAG